In Verrucomicrobiia bacterium, the genomic stretch GCCGACCACACGCCGCGTTCCTTTGATATTCCCTGGATGACAATGGATTTCACGAAAGCTCGGGAATTCTGGGGTTGGAAACCTCACACTTCTCTGATGGCGTTGTTTGAGGAGCTGGCTCAACACGCCGAAGCCAATCCCAACTGGCTCGAAATCTCCGCAGACCGGTGAATGCGCCCGCGATGAAACAAATCGTGATGTTGCAGGGCATGGGCAACAACGAGCGCGGCTGGGCACGGCTGGTATCGAAGTTCGGACGAGTGGTGATGATTCAGCAAGGGATGATCCAGCACGTCGAGATTTGGGAACAGGAGGAGCTGGTTTATGACGGGCCCGAGGAGAACCTGATGGCGTCAAGGAAATGGGATGAAAGGTTGTTTTCGTTGCTCACAGTAATGCGCTCCCTCCGCAGCGTGCGCCGGTTTTCCAGTGCTGGCAAAATCGATGTCGTGATCGCGCCCAACTATAACATGGGCTTGGCGGCTCTTCTCCTGAAACGATCTGGAAAGGCGCGCAAGGTCATCGTGTGGTTGTCCGACCACCTGCCGCCTCGAGGTTCCCTGGCCGTCAGAGTTCACCGAAGGATCACAGGCGCGCTCAATCGATATGTGTGCCGTCGAGCTGATGAAGTCTGGACGGTCTCCCCACGAATTCCGGCCGCAGCAGTCAATCCCCGAAATTTCGTAGTTCCTATTTGCATCAATGACAATCAAACGCCTTCGGGACCACGAAATGAGATCGGCTACATCGGCATCCCGACCGCGGATCATGCCTTGGAACTGCTATTCGAGGTCGGGCGCAAACATGGTTTCCGAATCAACATCATCGGGCACTCGAATTACCTGGAATCGATTCGGCACCTTGCGCCTGAGGGAACCGTGTTTCATGGATTGTTGAACGATCAGAATCGCATAAACGCGGTCCTCTCGCGTTGTTTTTGCGGCTATGCGGTTTATCGGAACACGGGGCCTGACAGCTACAGCTATTTCGGAATTCCTTCCAAGGCATTTGCATTTCTGAGCAGCAATACGCCCGTGGTCACAACCAACACCGCACATTTTACGCGCACGCTCGCGGATGCCGGCGTCGGGCATGTGGTGGAGCCTTCGCCGTCGGAAGTCGAATTTGCGATCCTTGATATCCAGCGCAAGTTTTCGCAGTTTACGGAATCGATAGTGCGATTTCGTGAACGATGGAATCGAAATGCAGAACAGTTTCATCGCGAACGGCTGTCCGCAGTGCTTGGCGAAAGTGAGCCTCTGTTTCGAGGAGACCTCGCCGTATGAGCATTCGATTCGCTTTTTTATCCTTTCACACGGGCGCGTATGACCGCGGTTGCATGTCCGAACCAAGCGAAAATCTATGAGCCAGCGTTTGATTCAAAATATCCGCAACGCTGTCCGGGAAGGGCATCGAATGCACGGGATTGCGTTTCCATGGGTCGCGGCGACCCGCGCAGGATCCTACGGGTGGCGGCGGGTCTTCGGAAAGAAAACCTTCTCCATTGGCGGCCGCACCTGCCGTTATGAAGTGCATCCTTTCATCCTCAACAATGAGCGAGCGGTGGAAATTGGAATAGCCCGGCAATTTCTTGCCGGCAGGAAGGGCAACATCCTCGAAGTTGGAAACGTGCTTTCAGCCTACATGACATTTCACCACGATGTCGTCGATAAGTATGAGCGCGCGCCTGGGGTAATTAATGAGGACATCGTCACGTATCGTCCTGCCAAGCGTTACGACGCCATTGTGTCATTGTCCACGTTGGAGCATGTGGGATGGGATGAGCATCCGAAGGAGCCCGCGAAAATCGAAAGGGCGATTGAGAACTTGCGGTCTTTGCTCGCACCAGGAGGGGAACTGCTCGTCACAATGCCGCTCGGCTACAACCTGCACCTCGATGACCTTGTTCGAAACCAGCGGACGGGCCTCTCGGAAGTGCGATTCATGAAACGCTTCAGCAAGAACAACACCTGGCGGGAGGCGCAATACAGCGAAGTGGCTGGAGCCGTTTACGGACATCCCTTTCCGTGCGGAAACGCGATCGTCGTCGGCTGGCTGCGTTGATCGGAGCGCATGTTCCGCAGGAAAATAATTCTCTTGTGATAGATTTTTCGCGTTGGCATTGATGAGTACAGGCGTGACAACCTTTCGAATGCTAAAACCTTCCGAGCAGAAAGAGCGCAGAAGCTCGATCGTCTCTTTTTCGATGGCACCAGATGCTTATGCGTAGCAAATCTGGCTTGATCCTGGACTTGCTGCGGCTGCGTTATGATCCAAACCAGATCGTGGTGAAGCTCGCCCTGCGGGACGCTCTGCGTAGTTGCAAGGATGTGCTCGATGTCGGGTGCGGCCATTCAAGCAGTTTGCGATTGTTTGGCGTACCACGGTGTGTGGGGATCGATGGCTATTTGCCATCGGTTGAAGAAGCCAGGCGCAAGGGAACTCACGATGAAGTGTTTCACGGCAGCGTCACCGAACTTGGCAAGGCCTTTGAACCGAAAAGTTTCGATGCGTGCATAGCCATAGATGTCATCGAGCATTTGACCAAGGCGGACGGCCTGCAATTGATTAACGACATGGAGCGGCTGGCGCGTAAGCGCGTGATCTTTTTCACGCCGAACGGCTTCCTGCCACAGCGGCACATCTCCAATGACGACCTCCAGGAGCATCTGTCGGGATGGGAACCGGAGGAAATGGCGCGCCGTGGCTTCGAAGTCCGCGGTTTGTTGGGTCCAAAAACCCTGCGTGGTGAGCATCATTCGCTGAGGAAAAAGCCGGCCGTGTTCTGGGGATTGGTTTCATTCGCGGGACAGCCGCTTGTCTGGCGCAAGCCACGCCGGGCCGCTGCGATCTTGTGTGTCAAAAAGCTCGCCCCGTAATCCATGCCCACGATGCGGTTGATGACCTTTTCATTGTCTTTTGCTTCTTGTGTCACCCGCTGAAACGCCCCATGCTGCGGCGGTCGGCTTTAGCCGAACTGGCCACATGGTCAAACGATCATGCGGCCTGTTTAATTTGAAACCCGGAAGCTGAGATTCGAAGTTCCCGCAATGACCGAACCCGCGATTACCCCTGAGCTGGTCGCCAAACATAACCTGACTGCGGAAGAATACGCGCACGCCAGGGAAATCCTCGGCGGCCGCGAACCCAGCTACACCGAGCTCGGCATTTTCTCGGTCATGTGGAGCGAGCATTGCAGCTACAAAAACACACGGCCGCTCCTTAAAACGTTCCCCACCAAATCACCGAAAATCCTCGTGGGCGCCGGCGAGGAAAACGCGGGCATCATTGACATCGGGGACGGCCTGGCGATCGCGTTCAAGATAGAATCCCATAATCACCCAAGCGCGGTGGAGCCGTTCCAGGGAGCTGCAACGGGCGTTGGCGGAATCGTTCGCGATATTTTCACGATGGGCGCCCGTCCGGTTTGCGCGGTGAACTCGCTGCGGTTTGGCCCCATTACGGATTCAGGCGAGCAGGCCAGTTCGGCGACCGCGAACAATCGACGCCTATTCGCAGGCGTGGTTGCGGGCATTGCGCACTACGGGAATTGTTTTGGAATCCCGACCATCGCTGGCGAGGTGTATTTCGACAAGAGTTACGAGGGCAATCCGCTCGTCAATGCGTTCTGCCTGGGTGTGTTGCGCCACGACCAGATCGCCCGCGGCGCGGCCAAAGGCATTGGCAATCCCGTGTTTTATGTCGGCCCTGCGACTGGCCGCGATGGATTGGCGGGTGCCGCATTTGCCTCGCAGGACCTGACTGAGGAATCAGCGGAGCAACAGCGCGGCGCGGTGCAGGTGGGTGATCCGTTCATGGAAAAGCTGGTGTGCGAAGCGTGCCTCGAGCTTCTCGCCACGGGAGCGGTCGCTGGAATTCAGGACATGGGCGCCGCGGGCCTGACCTGTTCCACTTGCGAAACCGCGGCGCGTGCGGGGACCGGGATCGAGATTGAACTCGACAAGGTTCCTCAGCGGGCGCCGAACATGAGCAGCTACGAAATCATGCTTTCTGAATCGCAAGAACGCATGCTCATCATTGTGCACAAGGGCCGCGAAGAGGAAGTTAAGCGCATCTTCGACAAATGGGATCTCCCCTGGTCCGAGGTTGGCACTGTCACCGACACTGGCCGCATGGTCGTGAAGCATCACGGCCGGGTCGTTGCCGATATTCCGGCCAAGAAAATCGCGGACGAATCACCCGTGTATCATCGCGATGCGCAGGAGCCAGCGTATTTGAAAGCGGTGCGCGCTTTCCGCCTCGACGGAATTGCCGATACGCAGGAGCCGTTGGAGAACCTCAGAAAGCTCCTGGCCTGGCCGAGCATCGCTTCCAAGAATTGGGTTTATCGCCAATACGATCACATGGTGCGGGATGGCTCCGTTGTTGGGCCGGGTAGTGACGCGGCGGTGATTCGCATCAAGGGCGATTCCCTCCCCGAGTCGTGCAACGGCAAAACGGTTCCCGAAAAGCTTGTTGCCATGTCGGTCGATTGCAACGGCGTTTACGTGTATCTGGATCCCTATGAGGGGGGAAAGATTGCTGTCGCCGAGGCTTGCCGGAATCTGGCGTGCTCGGGCGCAATTCCGCTGGGCGCGACTGATAACCTCAACATGGCGAACCCGCACAAGCCGGAACTCTTCTGGCAGATCAAGGAAAGCGTTCGCGGGCTGGCGGAGGGATGTCGCGCGTTCAATGCACCCGTCACAGGCGGCAATTGCTCCCTCTATAATCAAAATCCTTCCGGCCCCATCGATCCGACGCCGACCGTTGCGGTGGTCGGACTCATCGAAAAGCCGGAATACGTCACGACCCAGTGGTTCAAGGACGAGGGTGATGCGGTCATTCTCCTTGGCCAAGCGTTGGACTCGGCTGATCCGCTGCAAGGACTGGGAGGGAGCGCGTACCTCCAGGTCATTCACGCGACGAAGAACGGAACACCGCCGAGGTGCGATCTGGACCGGGAAAAGGAAGTGCACCTTGCACTCCGCGCATTGATCCAATCCGGAGCTGTGAAGAGCGCCCATGATTGCAGCGATGGCGGCCTCGCGGTTGCGCTCGCTGAGGGTTGTATCTCACAGCAAATTGCGCGCGATACGCCGCGGCTCATCGGGGCCACCATCGATCTTTCCGAAATCGCCGCGGCAACGGATAAGGCCGGCACTCGCTCGAGAATCGACGCCCTGCTCTTTGGCGAGACCCAAGGCCGCATCGTCATTTCCACTTCGGCCGTGAACGCGGGCAAGGTGCTCGCGCAGGCGAAGATTCTTGGCGTCCCAGCGTGGAGGATCGGAACCGTGGGCGGTGCCGAATTGCAAATCAAAGCACGTGAGTTAACGTTGTCAGGCGAATTGCGCGACCTGCACGACCTCTGGTGGAATGCTATTGCGCGCGCGATGAGCAGTTAATGCAGTATCATCCCAAACATTATTGTGGCGTCTTCGGGATTTTCGGCCATCCGAACGCGGCAGAGTTGACCTACTACGGGCTCTACGCACTCCAGCACCGCGGCCAGGAAAGCGCTGGGATTGTATCGTCGGATGGCAGGACGTTCCGCGTCCACCGGGGCATGGGACTGGTGCCGCAGATTTTCAATGGCGAAATCCTGCACGGGCTTGTTGGCACGATGGCGATTGGCCATACGCGATACTCGACAACCGGATCATCGCACCTGCGCAACGCGCAACCCTTGACGGTTGATTGTGCGCGAGGACAGATCGCGATCGCACATAACGGCAACCTCACGAACGCGGCACAATTGCGGGAGGAGCTTGAGGCGCGAGGTTCCATTTTTCAAACCACAGTGGACAGCGAGATCATTCTGCACCTGATGGCGCAGCCGAGCTTCAATGGAGGCGGCAATCATCTCGTGCACGCCGTTCGCCAGATAGAGGGCGCCTACTCACTCGTGATCATGACCGAGACGGAAATGATCGGCGTGCGCGACCCGCATGGCTTTCGTCCGCTGTGCCTCGGCAAACTCGACGACGCGTGGGTGCTCGCGAGCGAAACGTGCGCGCTCGACCTGATCCATGCGAAATTCGTCCGCGATGTTGAACCCGGCGAAGTGGTTATCATCAACGAGCAAGGGCTCACCTCCATCCAGGCTTTTCCGGAACATGAACGCCGCGCGTTTTGCATTTTCGAGTATGTCTACTTCGCGCGGCCTGACAGCACGATTGCCAACCGCAATGTGTATCGTGTCCGTGTCGAAATGGGACGCCAGCTCGCCCGCGAAAATCCGATCGAGGCGGATCTTGTCGTCCCGGTTCCCGACAGCGGCAACTGCGCCGCCCTGGGATACTCGCTCGAATCGGGGATTCCCTACGAGATGGCGTTTGTGAGGAACCATTATGTCGGCCGCAGCTTCCTGCAGCCGTCACAGTTAATCCGGGACTTTGCGGTTCGCGTTAAGCTGAACCTCATTGGCGAACTCGTGAAGGGCAAGCGGGTCATTGTTGTTGACGATTCGATTGTTCGCGGCACGACCTGCAAGACTCGCGTGAACAGCCTCAAGCAGGCCGGGGCAAAGGAAGTGCACGTGCTCGTCAGCTGTCCGCCTCACATGAATCCGTGCGTATATGGCATTGATTTCCCGGATCGCAGCAAGCTGATGGCAGCGAACTATTCCATCGAGGACATTCGCAAGTATCTCAATGCGGATTCGCTGCACTATTTATCGCAGGACGGAATGGTGCAGGCCACGGGGCTGCCTCGAACGAACTTCTGCATGGCATGCTATGACGGCGATTACCCGGTGAAGTACGACCCATCCGTCGACAAGCATATCATCGAACGCCGCAATGGCCGCGTCACGAGCCTGTCGGAATCGCTGGCCAAAGATCGCGCCCAGATCCGGCTTCTATAACGTGTGCTGCGGACCCGTGTGGCTTCGGGGCGCATTCGAATCGAGCGCACCTGCTTGACCGCACTTGGGCCACTGTTACACTCCTCAGCGATCAAATGAGATTCTCGCTAGCACTTCTCCTGGCCGCCCTGCCTTTGTGCAGCCGCGCTCAACCTGCCGCGCCGCAACCGCAGCTTGCTGGCGGGATCAAGGTGATCGTCCACGACTCGCTGGTCACGTACCAGCAGGTGGAGGAGGCCACGGCGCCGTTCATTGACGATTTGAGGCGGCAGTTCCGCAACGACCCGCAAGGGTTTCAAAAGCGGCTTGTGGAAGTGCTCGATGAAAACACTGAGGCGCTTGTCCAGCGCGAGCTCATTCTCCACGAGTTTGAATCCGCGGGCTACAACCTTCCTGAAAGCGTGATTGACGACTACGTGCAGCAACGCATTCGCAGCCGCTACGGGAACCGCGCCACGCTTACGCGAACGCTTCAGGCGGAAGGAATCACATTCGAAAAGTTTCGTCAGCAGATTCGAGATCAATTCATCGTGGAGCAGATGCGCCTGAAGAACGTTGCTGATGCCACGATGATCTCGCCACACAAGATTGAGCTGTATTACCTCTCGCACACGAATGAGTTCAAGGTGGAGGAACAGGTCAAGCTGCGGATGATCATCCTCAACAAGCCGGCAGGCGAAACCGAGCAGGCCAGAAAGCTTGCCGATGAAATCGTGGTGAAGTTGAACGAAGGCGCTTCGTTCGCGGAAATGGCGTCGCTGTATTCGCAGGACGCCCGGCGAAATCAGGGCGGCGCTTGGGATTGGGTGGAACGCTCGGTCCTGCGCAAGGAACTGGCCGATGCCGCATTCTCATTGCGGGCTGGCCAGCGCAGCGAAATCATTGAAACGCCGGAAGCTTGCTATTTGATGCTCGTGGAAGACCGGCGCTCTGCGCATATCCGTCCGTTGAACGACGTCCGCGAAACAATTGAGAAGACGCTCATTGCCGAGCAACGTGATCGCGTTCAGAGGCAATGGCACGATCGCCTCAAGAAGAAGACCTTCGTTCGCTACTTCCAGTAAGGCGATGAGAATCGGCATCTCGCTGGGCGACGTCACAGGCATTGGGCCGGAAGTCACCCTCAAGGCGCTGGCCGAGGAATTGCCGCGTGACAGCGCCAGCTACCTGATCGTCGGCGATACCGCTGTTGTCAGCCGGTTGAATGACGTCCTCAAGACCGGCATTGACCTTGGCAATGTCCCCCTGGCCGGAACCATTCCGCGCGTTGCGATTCATGATCCCGTTGCTGAACCTTTACCTGAACACTTGACGCCGGGAGCAGCCGCGGCCGCAACAGCCGCAATCGCATGGGTTCGTCATGCAGGGGAACTTTGTCTGCGAGGCGAACTCGACGGCATGGTGACTGCGCCAGTCAACAAGGAGGCGATCATCCGGGCAGGAATTAACTTCGTCGGACAGACCGAATATCTTTCGAATCTCGCGGGCGTGCAGAACACCGTCATGATGTTGCTGGGCCACGATGACCGCGGGAGATGGCTGCGGGTGGCGTTGGTTACGACGCATCTCGCCATAAGGAACGTGGCTCAGGCGATCACGCAGGCAAAGGTGGAATTGGCAATCGACCGCGCGTCTGCGGCGTGCCGCGACCTCGGCCTGCCGCGCGCGCGAGTCGCCGTTTGCGGCTTAAACCCGCATGCGGGGGAAGGTGGGAAAATCGGCGACGAAGAACTCCTTGTTGTCGGGCCCGCGGTGGCAGCGTGCCGGGCTCGTGGCTTGGACGTCGTGGGCCCGGTCAGTGCCGACACATTGTTCCATGGAGCGTTGAAAGGAAACTGCGATGCGGTGGTCGCAATGTATCACGACCAGGGCCTTGCACCCTTGAAGATGGTTGCATTCGACAGCGGTGTGAACTGGACCTTGGGATTGCCATTCGTGCGCACGTCACCCGACCACGGCACAGCCTATGATATCGCGGGCAGGGGCATTGCGGAACCATCCAGCATGGTTGCCGCGATTCGGCTGGCGAAGCAGCTGGCAGCAGTGAGGCGGGGATGAAGCGAACAGGTCAACCCTGCGCTGCGCCGCGAATTTGTCCGCGCGTGACTCCGAGTTGATTCATCACTTTCAAATCGCGCCACAACTGCGATCCAGTGATTTCACCCCTCAACAACTGCCGATACCTCCCAATCGTTTGCCGAACTTCCCCGGGACTTTCATTCAGAAATTCGATCCGGAACTTGCGAAGCCCGAGCGCCAGCATTTTATCGACATACTCGGCCCCCGTTTGCGCCATCGCGTTGAACACTGTATTGCGGCAACCCACATCGGCCTTCAGCGGATGTTCTGCTCCGACCCGATCGCGCAGTTTGACGTCGTGGACGTCACATGGCCGACCGCAGTTGTGATAATCGGTTCCTGCGGACAGGAACGCGCAGAAGACGCAGTGCTCCATGTGAAACATCGGCATGTGCTGGTGGATTGTGACTTCCAACCATTCGGGCGGACACGACTCCAACAATGCTTCCAGTTGCGCGTAGTTCAGATCGTAGGAGGCGGTGACGCGTTCGAGGTTAAAACGGTTCTTAAAATAATCCGCGGCAAGGTGATTCGCCACGTTCAGCGAAAAGTCGCCGACGAGCGGCTTGCCGGCAAAGAACTTCAAGTGGTCGTAGTTCCGGACAAGATAACCATCCGCGTTGCTGGAACGCACCTGCTCGAGCGTCCATTCTTCCCCGGTTTTGAAAATTCGAGGCGGCGCCACGAAGATCGCAGGGTGAGGTTCCCTGCTCGATGAAGCGCATCCATGCGCCGTGTGAAAGAGGGTCACGGCGTCGCGATACTTTTTGGGATTCTCGAAGTCGCAATAAACAATGCGCGTCCCGCACTCAAGCGCGATTTCCAATTGCTCTAAATTTCGAACGAGAACAACCAGGTCAGCCGAGCTGCGCGCGGTGTCTGCAGGCCGTGAAGGGGCGTCTCCAGGAATTCGGGCAGGATTGAGCTGCCATCGTTTGGGTTGCGCGCGAAGCCGATCCAACTCGCTCACGAGGTCGCGGCGAAGCCGATTCAGTTCGCTGACCGGCAGCATGACATTGCCATGAACAAGGTTTTGCAACTCGCCCAATAGAAAGGGTGTGCCGCCCAGGCGGCCAAGTTGGTCGCGCAGGCGCTGGACGCTCAGGGGCTGTTTCTCCGCCGCAACCAGCGGCATCGTAGATTCAACCTGCGCCGTGTTTCCGAGTTCATCCCGCGCGACCAGCGTCAGTGGCTTGCCCGCGACGCCATGAACATCAATGTGAATGGGTCGCTGGAATTGTGGTGTCTCGCCAGCAAATGTCTGTCGAACCTGGCGGTCCAGCTCCGGGTCGCTCGTCTTCCACACCTTGTCCCCCACATGCACACGGTCGAACTGAATTGCGCCATGGCCGAACCGAAGTTCAACCTCGCTTCGGTTCCCGGCCTTTGAGTTTCGGAGCTCGAAGACGCGTCCTCCTTCCTCCCTTTCCTCAGGATGACCGCCATCGAACACAATGCCATCGCCCGCCTTCAATGGGCCGTCCAGTTGCAGCACAACGCCGTCGCGCAGCACTCGAATGACACTGCCCAGGAAGACGCCGCGTTTCTTCCCAAACCTTGCATGGACGAGTTTCTGATTATTGATTCCGCCAAACCACCCTGTGTACAAGCCCCGGCTGAACGCCATCTCAACCGCGTATTGCCGTTCCTTGCCTGGTCGTTGTGGAGATACGCCTCCGGGGTTTGACGAACCGCGCAACTCTTCCAGCGTCTCGCGATACGTGCGAGTGATCGCCGCGACGTATTCGGGTGATTTGAGGCGGCCCTCGATTTTGAGGGAGGCGACGCCCGCGCGGACCAGATCGGGAAGCACGTTCAACCCCGCGAGATCCTGGGGACTCAGCAAATACTTGCGATCGCCGAGCGGCACCGTTTTTCCATCTGAAACAAGTTCATACGGCATGCGGCAGGCCTGCGCGCATTCACCGCGGTTCGCAGATCGGCCGCCCAGCGCTTCGCTGGTGAGGCATTGGCCGGAATAGGCAACGCACAATGCACCATGCACGAACACTTCAAGGGGAAGAGAAGCATTGGCGCCTGCTAACGTGGATTGGATCCGCTCGATCTCCTTGATGGAGCATTCGCGTGCGAGCACGACGAGCTCGCAACCCAGTTCCCGCGCGAACTGAACTCCGGCTGCGCTGGTAATCGTCATCTGCGTCGACGCGTGAATCGGAAAGTCGGGCGACAACTCCCGGATCAAGCGGCAGATGCCAACGTCCTGGACGATTGCGGCGTCCACCCCGGAAGCGATGATGCAGCGAAGATATCTCTCGGCATCTGTGAGTTCGTTCTCGAACACCAGGGTGTTGACTGTGACGTAACCCCGCACACCGCGGCGGTGGAGAAACTCCATGAGCTTGGGAAGATCAGCCTCCGTGAAGTTTTGGGCGCGCATCCTCGCGTTGAACTTGTCGAGACCAAAGTAAATGGCGTCCGCGCCATTCTCGACCGCGGCCTTGGCGCATTCCCAATCCCCCGCCGGTGCCAGCAATTCAGGCAGGGCGAAGGCGCCCCCAACGCTGGGTTGCGGGTTTTGACCCGTGGCTGGGCTGGCGTTCATGGGGGGAACCTAACAGCGTTTTCCGCACGAAACAAAAAGTTTAGGACCTTGCTGAGGGTTCAAAAATCGGGCAACGCTCCTGCATGCGCGTGTTGATTATTGGCTGCGGGTACACGGGAATTGCGCTCGGACGCGAACTGGCTCAACGGGATCATTCTGTCTGCGGGGTGCGACGAAGCCGGTCGTCGGAAAAGGAACTCACGGACAATGGAATCCAACCGCTGTTCTGTGATGCAACGCAGTTGGCGGATTTGCAAACGCTTCCCCGGAAATGGGACTGGGTGGTGAATTGCATTGGAGCCGAACGCGGCACAAGCGAGGAGTATCGCCGCACATATTTGGAAAGCACACGCAATCTCCTTTCCTGGCTGGAGGCCGCGCCTCCGAAACGTTTCGTTTATACCAGCAGCACAAGTGTATACGGCCAGGAGGATGGCTCGTGGGTCAGCGAGACCGACCCAGCCGAGCCTGTATCTGAAGCCGGCCGAATCCTCATCGAAGCCGAAGACCTGCTCCGGAGGGCGTGGAATGCACGATTTTTTCCGGCGATCGTGCTGCGGCTTTCCGGGATCTATGGACCCGGCCGTGGATATTGGTTGAAGCAGTATCTCGCGGGCGAACCTTTCGATGAATCGTCAGACCGTTTCCTCAACATGGTTCATCTCACCGATGTGGTGGGCGCAATCATCGCAACGCTCGAGCGAGGCGTGGATGGGTCGACGGTGAATGTTTCCGATGACGAACCGGCCACGCAGCGAACGGTGTTCAGGTGGTTATCAGAAACATTGCCTCAGCCGCCGCAAAAGGCAGGCGTGCTAACCGGTCGTCGGCGCGCTGCCACAAACAAGCGGGTTTCGAATCGCAAACTTAAGGAGGAACTGCGCTATCCGTTGAAGTACGCTTCGTTCCGGGAAGGCTTCTCGGCCGAACTGCGGCGTCTTGGCAAGCTCTAGGGCAGCACAAATCCCGCGGTTGACGAGGGTGTTCCTGCTGTTA encodes the following:
- a CDS encoding DUF3656 domain-containing protein, whose protein sequence is MNASPATGQNPQPSVGGAFALPELLAPAGDWECAKAAVENGADAIYFGLDKFNARMRAQNFTEADLPKLMEFLHRRGVRGYVTVNTLVFENELTDAERYLRCIIASGVDAAIVQDVGICRLIRELSPDFPIHASTQMTITSAAGVQFARELGCELVVLARECSIKEIERIQSTLAGANASLPLEVFVHGALCVAYSGQCLTSEALGGRSANRGECAQACRMPYELVSDGKTVPLGDRKYLLSPQDLAGLNVLPDLVRAGVASLKIEGRLKSPEYVAAITRTYRETLEELRGSSNPGGVSPQRPGKERQYAVEMAFSRGLYTGWFGGINNQKLVHARFGKKRGVFLGSVIRVLRDGVVLQLDGPLKAGDGIVFDGGHPEEREEGGRVFELRNSKAGNRSEVELRFGHGAIQFDRVHVGDKVWKTSDPELDRQVRQTFAGETPQFQRPIHIDVHGVAGKPLTLVARDELGNTAQVESTMPLVAAEKQPLSVQRLRDQLGRLGGTPFLLGELQNLVHGNVMLPVSELNRLRRDLVSELDRLRAQPKRWQLNPARIPGDAPSRPADTARSSADLVVLVRNLEQLEIALECGTRIVYCDFENPKKYRDAVTLFHTAHGCASSSREPHPAIFVAPPRIFKTGEEWTLEQVRSSNADGYLVRNYDHLKFFAGKPLVGDFSLNVANHLAADYFKNRFNLERVTASYDLNYAQLEALLESCPPEWLEVTIHQHMPMFHMEHCVFCAFLSAGTDYHNCGRPCDVHDVKLRDRVGAEHPLKADVGCRNTVFNAMAQTGAEYVDKMLALGLRKFRIEFLNESPGEVRQTIGRYRQLLRGEITGSQLWRDLKVMNQLGVTRGQIRGAAQG
- a CDS encoding SDR family oxidoreductase, whose protein sequence is MRVLIIGCGYTGIALGRELAQRDHSVCGVRRSRSSEKELTDNGIQPLFCDATQLADLQTLPRKWDWVVNCIGAERGTSEEYRRTYLESTRNLLSWLEAAPPKRFVYTSSTSVYGQEDGSWVSETDPAEPVSEAGRILIEAEDLLRRAWNARFFPAIVLRLSGIYGPGRGYWLKQYLAGEPFDESSDRFLNMVHLTDVVGAIIATLERGVDGSTVNVSDDEPATQRTVFRWLSETLPQPPQKAGVLTGRRRAATNKRVSNRKLKEELRYPLKYASFREGFSAELRRLGKL